The following coding sequences are from one Anolis sagrei isolate rAnoSag1 chromosome 6, rAnoSag1.mat, whole genome shotgun sequence window:
- the LOC132779086 gene encoding cytochrome P450 2C19-like, with amino-acid sequence MDLLGTTTIFLVVCLVLLVAWRKVEARRKNWPPGPTPLPIIGNLLQLKGFNISKHLKELSATYGPIFTVFFGSDQMVVVYGSDLVKKVLVEKGDEFLNRGSLPSAEKASRGLGVLMSNGERWVQIRRFSLMTLRNFGMGKKSIEERIQEEAQHLVKALRETKGQPLSSTSIFNCATGNVISYILLGDRFDYQDKEYLRIIKILTYGFKMESSLVGQLYNMFHWIIDYFPGPHLRILEEAFSIQGFINQKIEEHVKTFDATDVPRDFIEAFLLKMEQEKDNPKTEFTKENLTMTINDLFVAGMETTSTTLRFILMLLLEHPAVAAKVHEEIDQVIGGERMPTMADRPKMPYTEATLHEAQRFLDLIPLGLARRARRDVEMEGFVIPKGATVLPMLTSLLNDSKQFKDPQRFDPEHFLDEKGNFKKNGADVPFSAGKRNCLGEGLARMELFLFVTTILQNFRLKYPPGVTKIDLTPDVSGFLNIPRQIPFCFSPR; translated from the exons ATGGATCTTCTGGGGACCACGACCATCTTCTTGGTGGTCTGCCTGGTCCTTCTGGTGGCCTGGAGGAAAGTGGaggccaggaggaagaactggcCTCCTGGGCCAACCCCTCTTCCCATCATTGGAAACCTCCTCCAGCTGAAGGGGTTCAACatttcaaaacatctgaaggag CTGAGCGCAACGTACGGTCCCATCTTCACAGTGTTTTTCGGCTCAGATCAGATGGTGGTCGTCTATGGGTCTGACTTGGTGAAGAAAGTTCTTGTGGAAAAGGGGGATGAGTTCCTCAACCGGGGAAGTTTGCCGTCGGCAGAAAAGGCCAGCCGAGGACTTG GTGTGTTAATGTCCAATGGTGAGCGCTGGGTCCAGATCCGCCGCTTCTCCCTCATGACCTTGAGGAACTTTGGGATGGGGAAGAAAAGCATTGAGGAACGGATCCAGGAGGAGGCCCAGCACTTGGTGAAGGCGCTCAGGGAGACCAAGG GTCAACCCTTGAGCTCAACCAGCATTTTCAACTGCGCCACTGGGAATGTGATCAGCTACATCCTCTTGGGTGACCGGTTTGATTACCAGGATAAGGAGTACCTCCGAATCATCAAAATCCTCACCTATGGCTTCAAAATGGAAAGCAGCTTAGTAGGacag cTCTATAACATGTTCCACTGGATCATTGACTACTTCCCTGGTCCTCATCTAAGAATACTGGAAGAGGCCTTCAGCATCCAGGGCTTCATCAACCAGAAGATCGAGGAACACGTCAAAACCTTTGATGCCACGGATGTTCCTCGGGACTTCATAGAGGCCTTCCTCCTCAAAATGGAGCAG GAGAAGGACAATCCCAAGACTGAATTTACTAAAGAGAACCTGACGATGACCATTAACGACCTGTTTGTTGCTGGGATGGAGACCACCAGCACCACCCTGAGGTTCATCCTGATGCTCTTGCTGGAACACCCGGCGGTGGCAG CGAAGGTCCATGAGGAAATAGACCAAGTGATTGGCGGAGAGCGGATGCCCACCATGGCGGACAGGCCCAAGATGCCCTACACAGAAGCCACCCTCCATGAAGCCCAGCGGTTCCTCGATCTCATTCCCTTAGGACTGGCCCGCAGGGCAAGGAGGGATGTGGAAATGGAAGGATTTGTCATCCCAAAG GGTGCGACTGTCCTGCCCATGCTGACCTCTCTCTTGAATGATTCCAAGCAGTTTAAAGACCCACAACGTTTCGACCCGGAACATTTCCTGGATGAGAAAGGGAACTTCAAGAAGAATGGAGCCGACGTGCCCTTCTCTGCAG GCAAAAGGAACTGTCTTGGTGAAGGACTGGCCCGGATGGAGCTCTTCCTCTTTGTGACCACCATCCTGCAGAATTTCCGCCTGAAGTACCCTCCTGGGGTCACCAAGATCGACCTCACCCCAGATGTCAGTGGCTTCCTGAACATCCCACGCCAAATCCCCTTCTGCTTCTCCCCACGCTGA
- the LOC137094718 gene encoding cytochrome P450 2C25-like: MDFLGSTAIFLVVFLVLLVAWRKVEAKRRNWPPGPTPLPITGNLLQLKGTNISEQMKKLSAKYGPVFMVYFGSDQAVVVHGYDMVKKVLVDNADDFLDRGTFPSAEKLSKGLGVFMSNGERWVHIRRFSLMTFRNFGMGKKGIEEWIQEEAEHLVKALRNTKGQPLSPASLFNSVTGNVICHILLGERFDYQDEEYVQIINFVINSIRLESSFAGQLYNMIPRIMDRLPGPHQTMFQEAYAIQDFINRKIEEHIETFDATDTPRDFVDTFLLKMEQEKNNPRTEFTKEHLMLTINDLFFAGTETTSTTLRFTLMLLVGHPSVQAKVQEEIDRVIGRERMPSMKDRPGMPYTEAVIHEAQRFLDLVPLGLARRARRDVELEGFVIPKGATVLPMLTSLLNDSKQFKNPHRFDPEHFLDEKGNFKKNGADVPFSAGKRNCLGEGLARMELFLFFTTILQNFCLKFPPGVTKMDFTPDVSGFLNIPRQVPFCFSPR, translated from the exons ATGGATTTTTTGGGGAGCACGGCCATTTTCTTGGTGGTCTTCCTGGTCCTCCTGGTGGCCTGGAGGAAAGTGGAGGCCAAGAGGAGGAACTGGCCACCTGGTCCAACCCCTCTTCCCATCACTGGAAACCTGCTCCAGCTGAAGGGAACCAACATATCAGAACAGATGAAGAAG CTGAGCGCCAAATATGGACCCGTCTTCATGGTCTATTTCGGCTCAGATCAAGCAGTGGTTGTCCATGGTTATGACATGGTGAAGAAAGTCCTTGTGGACAATGCGGATGATTTCCTTGACCGGGGAACCTTCCCGTCGGCAGAGAAGCTCAGCAAAGGACTCG GTGTGTTTATGTCCAACGGTGAGCGCTGGGTGCACATCCGCCGCTTCTCCCTCATGACCTTCAGGAACTTTGGGATGGGGAAGAAAGGCATCGAGGAATGGATCCAGGAGGAGGCTGAGCACTTGGTGAAGGCGCTCAGGAACACCAAGG GCCAGCCCTTGAGTCCCGCCAGCCTTTTCAACAGCGTCACAGGGAACGTGATCTGCCACATCCTTCTGGGCGAAAGGTTCGACTACCAGGACGAGGAGTACGTCCAGATCATCAATTTCGTCATCAATAGCATCCGGCTTGAAAGTAGCTTTGCAGGACAG CTCTACAACATGATCCCCCGGATCATGGACCGCCTGCCTGGCCCCCATCAAACCATGTTCCAAGAGGCCTACGCTATCCAGGACTTCATCAATCGGAAGATTGAGGAACACATTGAAACCTTTGATGCCACAGACACGCCTCGGGACTTTGTAGACACCTTCCTCCTCAAAATGGAGCAG GAGAAAAACAACCCCAGGACCGAATTCACGAAGGAACACCTTATGTTGACCATTAATGATCTGTTCTTCGCCGGGACAGAGACCACCAGCACCACTCTGAGGTTCACCCTGATGCTCCTGGTGGGACACCCCTCCGTGCAAG CAAAGGTCCAGGAGGAAATCGACCGGGTGATCGGCCGTGAGCGGATGCCTTCCATGAAGGATCGCCCTGGGATGCCCTACACAGAGGCTGTCATCCACGAAGCCCAGCGATTCCTCGACCTGGTTCCATTGGGATTGGCGCGCAGAGCAAGGAGGGATGTGGAGCTGGAAGGCTTTGTCATCCCAAAG GGTGCGACCGTCCTGCCCATGCTGACCTCTCTCTTGAATGATTCCAAGCAGTTTAAAAACCCACACCGTTTTGACCCGGAACATTTCCTGGATGAGAAAGGGAACTTCAAGAAGAACGGAGCCGACGTGCCTTTCTCTGCAG GCAAAAGGAACTGTCTCGGTGAAGGGCTGGCCCGGATGgagctcttcctcttcttcaccaccatCCTGCAGAATTTCTGCCTGAAGTTCCCTCCTGGGGTCACCAAGATGGACTTCACCCCGGATGTCAGTGGCTTCCTGAACATCCCGCGCCAAGTCCCCTTCTGCTTCTCCCCACGCTGA